In Acinetobacter sp. WCHAc010034, a genomic segment contains:
- a CDS encoding YggT family protein, giving the protein MGANSALIFGIIINVAILLVFFRFLMQLAAVSPYNPVVLSTAKATKIVDVFSRIFPTVGKGRVNTAALILLVVLYILKIYGVMHLSGAAVNSPVHLIIMTFVTMIQDLIRFCRYLIFASIILSWVVMFTQSRSPYIEVIQELAEPLLAPFRRILPNMGMIDLSPIVAILALLVAETIMREVAIAMLTGL; this is encoded by the coding sequence ATGGGTGCAAATTCTGCGCTAATTTTTGGCATTATCATTAACGTTGCAATTTTGCTCGTATTTTTCCGGTTTTTAATGCAATTGGCTGCAGTCAGCCCGTATAACCCTGTGGTGCTTTCTACGGCCAAGGCCACCAAAATTGTGGATGTATTCAGCCGGATTTTTCCAACTGTCGGAAAGGGCCGGGTGAATACCGCGGCGCTGATTCTGCTGGTGGTGCTGTACATTCTGAAAATTTACGGCGTGATGCATTTGTCCGGGGCTGCGGTAAACAGTCCGGTGCACCTCATCATCATGACTTTTGTCACCATGATTCAGGATTTGATCCGCTTCTGCCGCTATTTGATTTTCGCTTCAATTATTCTGAGCTGGGTGGTGATGTTCACGCAGTCGCGCTCTCCGTATATTGAAGTGATTCAGGAATTGGCGGAGCCATTGCTGGCGCCATTCCGCCGTATTTTGCCGAATATGGGGATGATTGACCTGTCGCCAATTGTGGCAATTTTAGCGCTGCTGGTTGCGGAAACCATTATGCGCGAAGTGGCGATTGCCATGCTGACAGGCCTGTAA